A region of Nostoc sp. 'Peltigera membranacea cyanobiont' N6 DNA encodes the following proteins:
- a CDS encoding gamma-glutamyl-gamma-aminobutyrate hydrolase family protein, with protein MSRRSRKALIGITTYGRQEALPFSLPSVYIDAVRAAGGTPILLPPGETDPAILLEPLDGLIMSGGGDINPVWYEGLDHPSIYSIDSDRDAFELQLAKYAMQHHLPVLGICRGLQILIVASGGTLIPHVPEVYGNSVLHRIDPEPGKRLPTEHLVQINGESRLANIVQNTHISVVSWHHQAVHKVPDGWRVVAHASEDGVIEAVEHEHHPWAIGVQWHPELSVNDPHHERIFQAFVQATYIEQNLLAA; from the coding sequence ATGAGTAGAAGGTCTCGAAAGGCGTTGATTGGCATTACAACCTACGGTCGGCAAGAAGCATTACCGTTTTCTTTGCCAAGTGTTTATATAGATGCAGTCCGCGCCGCTGGTGGCACTCCCATATTATTACCACCAGGTGAAACTGACCCGGCGATATTATTAGAGCCTTTGGATGGTTTAATCATGTCCGGTGGTGGAGATATTAATCCTGTGTGGTATGAAGGTTTAGATCATCCCAGCATTTATTCTATAGATAGCGATCGCGATGCTTTTGAATTGCAATTAGCCAAATATGCTATGCAACATCATTTACCTGTGTTAGGTATCTGTCGAGGTTTACAAATTCTCATCGTTGCTTCTGGCGGTACTCTCATTCCCCACGTCCCAGAGGTTTATGGTAATTCAGTATTACATCGGATAGATCCTGAACCTGGAAAGCGTTTACCCACAGAACATTTAGTCCAAATAAATGGAGAAAGCCGTCTAGCTAATATTGTTCAGAATACTCACATATCGGTAGTTTCTTGGCATCACCAAGCAGTACACAAAGTCCCAGATGGTTGGCGTGTTGTAGCCCATGCCTCAGAAGATGGGGTAATTGAAGCAGTGGAACACGAACATCACCCTTGGGCAATTGGTGTGCAATGGCATCCAGAGCTTTCAGTTAACGATCCCCATCATGAAAGAATTTTCCAAGCTTTTGTTCAAGCCACATATATTGAACAAAATTTATTAGCAGCGTAA